In a genomic window of Erigeron canadensis isolate Cc75 chromosome 5, C_canadensis_v1, whole genome shotgun sequence:
- the LOC122600393 gene encoding activating signal cointegrator 1: MTSRVRGESSNYTNPCLTMHQPWASLLVYGIKRIEGRSWPSPITGRLWIHAAGKVPDPETIKAMEDFYKQIYALDGVTDLKFPEHYPVSKLLGCVEVVGCVKGEELASWEDVPQGVRLESLTAFCWLCEQPQKLVVPFEMRGYQGVYNLERKFLEGARRGLKSVEAPLAVKFPLPDPRNPLSLKPGSLVNGLKKGSNKSKTDEGSSPTLKAAIEGARAAATQFSKKPNGPHSFQNR; this comes from the exons ATGACAAGCAGAGTGAGAGGGGAAAGTTCGAATTACACAAATCCATGTCTGACAATGCATCAGCCTTGGGCTTCTTTACTTGTTTATGGCATCAAACGCATTGAAGGCCGCTCTTGGCCTTCCCCTATTACTG GCCGACTTTGGATTCATGCTGCGGGTAAGGTCCCGGATCCTGAAACTATCAAAGCAATGGAGGACttttacaaacaaatatatgCATTAGATGGGGTTACTGATCTCAAGTTTCCAGAACATTACCCTGTTTCAAAGCTATTAG GTTGTGTTGAAGTGGTTGGGTGCGTTAAAGGTGAAGAGCTTGCATCATGGGAGGATGTTCCTCAAGGG GTGAGGCTAGAATCACTAACAGCTTTTTGTTGGTTATGCGAGCAACCACAG AAATTGGTTGTACCATTTGAAATGCGTGGATATCAAGGAGTATATAACTTGGAAAGAAAG TTTCTTGAGGGAGCTCGTAGAGGTCTTAAATCAGTTGAAGCACCGTTGGCGGTTAAGTTTCCACTGCCAGACCCACGAAACCCGTTATCTTTAAAGCCAGGGTCACTGGTAAATGGGCTTAAGAAAGGCTCAAACAAATCTAAAACAGATGAGGGTTCATCTCCAACCCTTAAGGCAGCCATAGAAGGTGCAAGAGCTGCTGCCACACAGTTCTCAAAGAAGCCCAATGGCCCACACAGTTTTCAAAACAGATGA